The following nucleotide sequence is from Campylobacter coli 76339.
TTGTAAAGGAAAAATTTGGCTTAAAAGTTGATAAACCGATCAATTTTGTTTTCCATGGTGGAAGTGGAAGTGAACTAAAAGATATCAAAGATGCAGTGAGTTATGGTGTAGTAAAAATGAATATCGATACAGATACTCAATGGGCATTTTGGGATGGAGTTCGCGAATATGAAGCAAAAAACCGTGCATATTTGCAAGGTCAAATCGGCAATCCAGAAGGTGATGATAAGCCTAATAAAAAATACTACGATCCGCGTGTTTGGCTAAGAAGCGGCGAGGAAAGTATGATAAAACGCTTAGAACTTGCTTTTGAAGATTTAAATTGTATAGGAAGAAATTAAGCCTTTGGCTTAATCTTCCCAAATTTTATTTTAAAGATTTTTTGAATTGCTTGATAATAATCTTTACAATAGAATTTAGCTAATGGGGTATCAGTGTTATGGATATAAGATCGGATGAAATTTCAGAACTCATTCTACCAGAAAGTAAAGAAAAAAAAGGATATTTGGTTTATTTAAAAATTATTTTTATACCTGCTTTACTTTATGCTTTTATTTTATTGGGTTATTATAATATTATAAATTTCAAAGTCGAATTGCACACTGTTGTTATGATAGGCTTTATTTTTTTCACAGCCCTTGTGTTTGCAAGACATAGTTCTGAGTATGCATACAGTATTTTTGAACAGCAAAAAGATGAATTTAAACAAGCTTTAAAAAGACATATCATGAAACATTTTCTTACCATAGGTAAAGATACAAAATCCAATGCAAATTTTGATGATTTTGCTTATGCTTATGTTAAGGGTGCGAGGAATGAAAATTTTGCTAGTATCGGTGCAGCTATTTTTCCTATGATGGGAATTTTAGGAACCTTTATCAGTATAGCCTTATCTATGCCTAATTTTAGCTCTAGTGATACAGCAGCTTTAGAGCAAGAAATCGCTCTTTTGTTAAGTGGTGTAGGGACTGCTTTTTATGTTTCAATTTACGGTATTTTTTTAGCTCTTTGGTGGATGTTTTTTGAAAAATTTGGAAAAAGCAAGATTGAACGCTTGTTAAATCGCCAAAAAAATTCTACAAGTGGATTTTTTTGGACAAAAGAAGAACTAGATCAAAGATATTTGAGTGAAAGTTTACAACATTTTGAAAAAATCGGTGCTATTTTTAAACAAGTAAGCAATCAAGATTTTTTTACAGAGCTTGATCATACTATAGATAGAAAATTTGGAATTTTTCAAGATATGCTCAATGTAGAAGAAAAGGCTATAAGGTTAAGTGGAGAGCATATTAAACAAACCATGGGTGAGTTAAGCAGGGCACAAAGAGATCAAAGAGATCTTGGAAAGATGTATAGTGAAATGTTAAATGGCATAGGGACGCTCAATCAAAATTTAAAAGAAATCAATATGCGAATGTCTGAGCAATACAACCGTCTTCTTGATATCAGCAGTGAAAAAATTCAGCATCTTGATAGAACTTTGCTTGCTTTTGATGAAAAAGTGGATCGTTTTGGTAAGAATTTTGAATTATACGAAAAAGCTATTTTGGAAAGTCAAGAAAAAGTTTTTGAAGGATTTAAAACAAGTCTTTTTGAAGGTATGCATAAATTTAAAGAAGTTTATGAAGAAGAGAAAAGTATCGATGCAAAAATTCAAATGATGGATAAATTAAAGCAAGAAATTAAAAATTTAAATGAAGAAACAAATGAAGTGATGGCTAAGATAGGCAAGACTCCTAACCCTGTTCAAGAAGAGCAAGATAATATAGAAAATGAAAATATTTTAGAAGAAAAAGCAGTCGAAAGTACAGAACAAACTAAAGAAACGCAAAATGATAGCGATACTTTAGATTCTAATAAAGAATTTAATAAAGAAGAAAAAGAAGATAAATGAAAAATGAGCAAGAAGAAGGCAATTTTTGGATAGCTTATGCTGATTTGATGGCCGGGCTACTTTTTATTTTTATCCTATTAATAGGCGCCATTGTAGTTAAATATGTTTTAACTCAAAGTGATCTAAGAGAAATTAAAGACAATCTTAACAAGCAAGAGGCTCGTTTAGAAGAAAGTAAAGAAGAGCTTAGAAATAAAGAAGCTATTGTTTTTAAATTAAGTTCTGATTTAAATAATGCTTCAAATGCTTTAAATCTTATAAATTCTCAAAAAGCAGAACTTGAAGCAAATATTACTAATTATGAGCAATTAAGCAAAGAGCTAAATTCATCTATTGATAGCAAAGATAAGCAAATTTTGATTTTACTAGGTCAGCTAGAAAAGAAAGATGAAGAAATTAGAAATTTACAAGAAAGCTTTGACAAAGCAAAAGAAAAGGTTCAAAATTTAAGTTTGATTCGTGAGAATTTAAGCAAAGAGTTGCAAGCTAAACTTGATAGCAATATCACTATAGATCAAAAAACAGGATCCATTTCTTTACCTTCTGAGGTATTGTTTGATAAGGATTCTTACACACTTAAAAATGAAGCTAAAGCGAGTTTGAGAAAAATTTTAAGTGAGTATTTTAATGCCATCATCGATGATCCAAAGATTTTATCTAATATAGAAAATATTATCATTGAAGGACATACAGATAGTGATGGATCTTATATTTATAATCTTGATTTATCTCAAAAGCGCGCCTATGAGGTGATGAATTTTATCTACACATTTTATAAGGATGCAAGATTGCAAAAACTTTTAATGGCAAGCGGTAGATCGTTTTCTGATCCCGTTCTTGTTAATGGGGTGGAGAATAAAGATAAAAGCCGCCGTATAGAGATTAAATTCAGTATTAAAAATGATAATGCTTTAAAAGACGTTGAAAAGTTTTTTGAGTTTCACTAAGAAATTTAAATGTTAATTTCTCCTATAGAAAAAATTCAGTTTCAAGGATTTGAATTTTATATCAAGCGTGATGATTTACTAGGAGATATCAATGGAAATAAAGCTAGAAAACTTGCTTTTTATCTTTCTCAAAACTATGATCAAGGACAACGCTTTATAAGTTATGGTGGAATTCAAGGTAATGCTTTAGTAGCGCTTAGTATATTTACATTTAAAAGAAATTTGACTCTTGTTTATGCTTGTGAAAAGATTCCTGCTTGTCTAAGAAATAACCCTTGTGGCAATTATAAACTAGCCTTAGAAAACAATGTTTATTTTATCGAAAATCACAGCGATAAAGACTTAAAAACATTTGCACTTTCTTTGTGCGAAAAAGATGATGTTTTTATAGAGCAAGGAATTGCTAATTTAAATGCTGAATCAGGCTATATTCAACTAGCCAAGGAGATAGAAAGTCAAAGTAAAAATTTAGGTTTAGATTTTGATATTTTTTTGCCTTCTGGTACAGGAACTTCGGCTGTATTTTTAGCTAAAAATTCCAAATTTAAAGTTTTTACTTGTGCTTGCGTTGGAGATGAGTATTACCTTAAAAATCAAATTTTAAATCTTATTGAAAATTATGATTTTTCGAATTTAGAAATTTTAAAAAGTGATAAAAAATATCATTTTGGTAAACTTTATCTAGAATTTTATCAGCTTTATAAAGATTTAAAACAAGAATGTTTAGTAGAATTTGACTTGCTTTATGACATGCTAGGATTAAGTATAGCCTTAAAAAGAGAATGGAAAAATCCTTTGCTTTATATCCACCAAGGAGGAATTTCTGGAAATTCCTCTATGTTAGAAAGATATATATTTAAATACTGTAAGAATAAATGATTTATTTTTGTAAATGATTTAAAAGATTTTTGCATGCTAAGGAAATGATTTGATAAGTTTCATCAAAATTCCCACTATACCATGGATCAGGAACTTCATCATATCCTAAACCAGAAGCAAAATCGGTGATTTTTAAAAGCTTATTTTGAGTATTTTTATAATTTTTTTGAACATTCTTGAAATTGGAATTATCCATAGTAATTAAAAAATCACTTTCATCACAAAGTACTTGAGTGAGTTTTTTGCTCGTAAAATTTTGATATTTTATATCCAAGCTTTTGAGTTTATTTTGGGTACCATAGTGCATATTTTCCCCGTCATGCTCTCCTGAGGTTCCTGCGCTAGTTATAAAAAATTCTTTTTCTAAATTTGCTTTTTTAACAAGATCTTTCATTACAAATTCAGCCATAGGGGAGCGACAAATATTTCCAAGACATACAAAAACTATCTTTTTCATTTTCATCCTTGAAATTTAATTGAAAATTATAAAAAATATCATACAATAATTTCATGGAAAATTTCAATAGGACTTTATGGGTATGTTGGTTTGGCGTATTTACTACGAGCATGGGACTTAGCCAAATCGCTCCGATCTTGCCTTTATATATTAAAGAATTAGGACTTATAGATACTAGCGAAATCGCATTTTATTCAGGACTAGCTTTTGGAATCACACCGCTTGGGATGGCTATTTTTTCGCCCTTGTGGGCATATTTGGGTGCAAAATACGGCTATAAAAATATGCTTCTTCGAGCAAGTTTAGGAATGTCAGCTTTAACACTATGGCTTAGTTTTGCTCATGATGCTATGGAAGTGGTTTTGATACGAGGTTTAACGGGTATTGTATCGGGATTTACTTCAGCAGCTGTTGTTTTTATCGCTGTGATAGCACCCAAAGAAAAAGTAGCTTACGCCTTAGGGACGCTTTCTACCGCATCTATCAGTGGGAGTTTATTAGGGCCTTTATTTGGTGGAGTGGTGGCAGAAATTTTTAGCATCAGTGCTGTTTTTGATTTGGTAGCTTTTTTACTTGCTTGCTCTTTTGTGACAATTTTCCTTTTTGTTCATGAGAGAAAAATTCAAAAAGGAACAAAAAAGAATACTCAAGAATTTAAGGAAAATAAAAAACTTATTGTTATTATTTTCATTACAACTTTTATCATTCAATTTGGAACCTTTGGGGTTATGCCTATTTTAAGTCTTTATGTGGAGCAAATTTATCAAGGTGAAAATTTAGCCCTTTGGGCAGGTGTGGTTGTGGCTGCAAGTGGGATTAGCAATCTTTTTTTTGCACCCAAACTTGGAAAAATAGCGGATAAAATCGGCCCTAGTAAGATTATTTTTAGTGCTTTGATATTTTGTGGAATTTGTTTTTATTTACAATCTTTAACCACAAATGTTTATACGCTTATTTTTGTAAGATTGCTCATAGGAATAGGTCTTGGAGGGCTTTTACCTTGTGTGAATGCTTTGCTTAAAAAAGGTGTTAGTGCTAAAAATTTAAGCCTTGTATTTGGTTTTAACCAAACCTGTCAGTTTTTGGGAAATTTTTGTGGTGCTTTTGGAGGAGGATTGATAACAGCACATTTTAGCGTAGAACTTGTTTTTGCTTTTATTTGCTGTATTTTTATTTTAAATGCTATAATTTTTTTGATATTTGAAAGAAATTATATTTTTTCTAATCAAGGTTTATAATTCTTTAGAAAGGTGATATTATGGAACTCATTTTACTTGGTTTGATTGTTGTTTTGCTTGTATTTGTCATCATAAAGCAGTTTAAAAATAGTTCTAAAACAGAAGAGAAAGATATTCACATCAGCAATGATATTACCCAGCTTAAATCCATAGGAGAACTCAGTGTTTTTCAAGTCTTTAGTAAAGAAATTGTTACTAAAAAGGACAGTGCTTTTAACGGAATTTGGAAAAGTATTTTGGGTTGGTCTTTAAGTGAAAGACAGATTGCTTTGATTTTTGAATTTGAAATCACATTTTTGTATGATTTAAGAGATAAAAATTTTGAAATCGTAGTTTTAGATAACGATCATTATAAGATCATTATGCCTGAATGTAAATACAAGCACAGTATTATAGATATGAAATTTTATGATGAAAAAAATGCCAAATTTTTGCCTTTTTTACTGCCTGATTCTATCAATAGCACAGGACTTAGTTTTAGCGAAAATGACAAAAATAAGCTTATAAGAGAAGCTAAAGAAGAGGTTAAAGAATTGTCATTAAATCTTATTAGAAATTTAGAAAGTAAAATTCATAAAAGTGCTAGGGATACCTTAGAGGCTATAGCTAAAGGTTTTGGGGCAAAAAAGGTAGAGTTTGAATTTAAGGACAATACTCAAAAGCTAGATATAAACTAGCTTTTTTCTTTTCTTACTTGGGTGATACTTTTTCCACCTAAGCCATAATTATCTGTATCGATCTCATCAATGATTACAACGGTTGAGGCTTTATTTTTATTTAAAACCCTAGCGAGTAAATCCGTTACTCCTGCGATAAGTTCTTGTTTTTGTTCATTCGTAGGCTCACCGTTTTCTTTGGTGATGCGTATATTTACAAAAGGCATTTAAAACTCCTTTATATTTTTTAATCATTTTAAATAGAAAAAATAAATGTTGATTGAATTAAATCAAATTTTTAATCAAGTTTATTTTACAAAATTTTTGATTATTTTATAGCTTTGTAAAAGTTGTTCAAAAGAAAAATTTAAATTTGTAGGAGAGCTTGAAGGCAGGGCTATGGCTTTTAAATGAGGATGAAATTTAGTGAAAAATTGGTAAGCACTTTTCCCTGTGGTAAAAATGGCTTGAATTTGTGCTTGAGAAAGGGTTAAATTTAAATCATTGGCCTTTGCATAACTTATGGTTTTATCATCTGAATTTTTAATCTTGCAGCTTTGAAGCACATCCCAAAGGGCGATATTTTTTTCTTTTAAAAACATTTGTTGTTTTGTTATATTTTCTAACTTTGTATCAAAAA
It contains:
- a CDS encoding Putative periplasmic protein, with the translated sequence MKNEQEEGNFWIAYADLMAGLLFIFILLIGAIVVKYVLTQSDLREIKDNLNKQEARLEESKEELRNKEAIVFKLSSDLNNASNALNLINSQKAELEANITNYEQLSKELNSSIDSKDKQILILLGQLEKKDEEIRNLQESFDKAKEKVQNLSLIRENLSKELQAKLDSNITIDQKTGSISLPSEVLFDKDSYTLKNEAKASLRKILSEYFNAIIDDPKILSNIENIIIEGHTDSDGSYIYNLDLSQKRAYEVMNFIYTFYKDARLQKLLMASGRSFSDPVLVNGVENKDKSRRIEIKFSIKNDNALKDVEKFFEFH
- a CDS encoding 1-aminocyclopropane-1-carboxylate deaminase, producing MLISPIEKIQFQGFEFYIKRDDLLGDINGNKARKLAFYLSQNYDQGQRFISYGGIQGNALVALSIFTFKRNLTLVYACEKIPACLRNNPCGNYKLALENNVYFIENHSDKDLKTFALSLCEKDDVFIEQGIANLNAESGYIQLAKEIESQSKNLGLDFDIFLPSGTGTSAVFLAKNSKFKVFTCACVGDEYYLKNQILNLIENYDFSNLEILKSDKKYHFGKLYLEFYQLYKDLKQECLVEFDLLYDMLGLSIALKREWKNPLLYIHQGGISGNSSMLERYIFKYCKNK
- a CDS encoding membrane protein, translating into MDIRSDEISELILPESKEKKGYLVYLKIIFIPALLYAFILLGYYNIINFKVELHTVVMIGFIFFTALVFARHSSEYAYSIFEQQKDEFKQALKRHIMKHFLTIGKDTKSNANFDDFAYAYVKGARNENFASIGAAIFPMMGILGTFISIALSMPNFSSSDTAALEQEIALLLSGVGTAFYVSIYGIFLALWWMFFEKFGKSKIERLLNRQKNSTSGFFWTKEELDQRYLSESLQHFEKIGAIFKQVSNQDFFTELDHTIDRKFGIFQDMLNVEEKAIRLSGEHIKQTMGELSRAQRDQRDLGKMYSEMLNGIGTLNQNLKEINMRMSEQYNRLLDISSEKIQHLDRTLLAFDEKVDRFGKNFELYEKAILESQEKVFEGFKTSLFEGMHKFKEVYEEEKSIDAKIQMMDKLKQEIKNLNEETNEVMAKIGKTPNPVQEEQDNIENENILEEKAVESTEQTKETQNDSDTLDSNKEFNKEEKEDK
- a CDS encoding Multidrug-efflux transporter, major facilitator superfamily (MFS) (TC 2.A.1); the protein is MGLSQIAPILPLYIKELGLIDTSEIAFYSGLAFGITPLGMAIFSPLWAYLGAKYGYKNMLLRASLGMSALTLWLSFAHDAMEVVLIRGLTGIVSGFTSAAVVFIAVIAPKEKVAYALGTLSTASISGSLLGPLFGGVVAEIFSISAVFDLVAFLLACSFVTIFLFVHERKIQKGTKKNTQEFKENKKLIVIIFITTFIIQFGTFGVMPILSLYVEQIYQGENLALWAGVVVAASGISNLFFAPKLGKIADKIGPSKIIFSALIFCGICFYLQSLTTNVYTLIFVRLLIGIGLGGLLPCVNALLKKGVSAKNLSLVFGFNQTCQFLGNFCGAFGGGLITAHFSVELVFAFICCIFILNAIIFLIFERNYIFSNQGL
- a CDS encoding G:T/U mismatch-specific uracil/thymine DNA-glycosylase, which encodes MSEFLTHPFKPFFDKDSKILILGSFPSVKSREDGFYYQHPRNRFWPILETLFDTKLENITKQQMFLKEKNIALWDVLQSCKIKNSDDKTISYAKANDLNLTLSQAQIQAIFTTGKSAYQFFTKFHPHLKAIALPSSSPTNLNFSFEQLLQSYKIIKNFVK
- a CDS encoding Putative isomerase; translation: MPFVNIRITKENGEPTNEQKQELIAGVTDLLARVLNKNKASTVVIIDEIDTDNYGLGGKSITQVRKEKS
- a CDS encoding Low molecular weight protein tyrosine phosphatase, giving the protein MKKIVFVCLGNICRSPMAEFVMKDLVKKANLEKEFFITSAGTSGEHDGENMHYGTQNKLKSLDIKYQNFTSKKLTQVLCDESDFLITMDNSNFKNVQKNYKNTQNKLLKITDFASGLGYDEVPDPWYSGNFDETYQIISLACKNLLNHLQK
- a CDS encoding membrane protein: MELILLGLIVVLLVFVIIKQFKNSSKTEEKDIHISNDITQLKSIGELSVFQVFSKEIVTKKDSAFNGIWKSILGWSLSERQIALIFEFEITFLYDLRDKNFEIVVLDNDHYKIIMPECKYKHSIIDMKFYDEKNAKFLPFLLPDSINSTGLSFSENDKNKLIREAKEEVKELSLNLIRNLESKIHKSARDTLEAIAKGFGAKKVEFEFKDNTQKLDIN